The following is a genomic window from Salvelinus fontinalis isolate EN_2023a chromosome 11, ASM2944872v1, whole genome shotgun sequence.
TCTTTGTTAAGCCATTTTTTcaataaaaatgtttttgctaAAAAGTTTGTTGTATTAACTTTATTCATTTAGTTATTATTCACTTTATTATTATGATGTTCAAGCCGACACAATACTCATAAgcaggaggaggtgtattataGGGGGTGTTATCAAATGAAGAAAACGAATGACTGACACTGCCAAAATGATAAGGATATCCTACTCTGTACTGTCGTAACTTTGAGCTATTGCTCCATACAAACTCCGCCCTATTTGCCAGTCCGATGCGCGACAGAATCCCTCGCTGTCACACGAAATGGAATCATAGACCGTATGAATGTATTGAATACTCACTCGCGGGTGAAAATCCGGTGTTTGCTTTTGTTTATATTGATCTGAACGTGAGGCACTTCCATTTGTTCGCTCTGTTTGGGAGACAACTGCTCGACAATTCGTGTTTTACCTTTGGAATTCCGGGCGATTTTGAGGAGGCGCAGTCCGCCAGAAATTACGCACCAGACAACATGATTTTTAAACATTTGGAATTTCTCTTGGTTCTACGATACTTTATTAATTTGGTCGCACTAGAGGTTGCAGCTGGGAAAGGTAGTGCTATTGTATTTACTTTACATTACCTTTAGTGGTCATATGACACCAGTTGTTTCGTCATTTTCAGTTGGCATGACTTTAGGAAAGCTAGGATTTCCTGGCCATTTCCCGAAACCGACGTCAGAATGAGAAGTTTAGATAATGAGAAAAGTATCTATTTAAAATACATGTAGGATTCCCTTGTAACTTTTGCCTACATTAAAACGTGTATTAATTTGACATTGACTTACTATGATTATTATTTATGTAGTCTTGTTGTGTGGCCTTGTTACTTTGCCCCGGTGAGTCATATTGTTCAGAAATTGTAACTAGGACCTACACCAAACAGATTTGTGGATCAGACATAGCAAAGATGATATATATATAGCATATATAGCAGTTGGTCATCACATTACCATACAAAGTAGTTTACACTGCTCGTCTCTTGTCACCTCTTCAGCTCTCCCTGAGCCGCTCAACCTGTCATTGACGTGGGAGTCTGAATTCCGTATAAAGCTGTCGTGGAACGCACCAAAAAAATTAGATCCATCTTGCAAGGTGAACTACACGATCACTGAAACGATCGGAGAGGTGAGTCGAATGCACTCATGCCCATGAAAAGGAAAATTAAACAAAAGTACATTTGGAATTGATTTATAATACAAACAGTTTTTTATGCACAGAATGAATTGCAAGACGTAGCCTATTCATGCATATCAAGAGATCATAAACTATTATAAAATCATCTGTTACAAAGTTATATTATTCAATAATAATACACATCATATTAAATACCTAACACTAATACTTTGTAGAATGTGAAATGACAGTGATTCAACATTTTTTTCACAGAAGAAGCCCGTGTTAACGTTAACTTCCAACTGGTTTAAAGAGTATCATGTCACTACGAATGATGCAGTGAATTACACAGTGAAAACAAACCCCAAAAACTGTACAGGCAGAACCATAAGCAAACCTGTCAGCATCTCTAAACCTAAACCCACAGGTAGGTAACAATTACTGTGAGGTGAATCCTAACTTCCAACCCTAACTTCGAATTTTCACTTAGTCTCCCATTGATATCAATGCATGACTAAGGGTGCGTTTACTCtgggcgtttgtaaattcagagcgttgtcagattgtccctttgtaaattcagagcatttcgctctcggagcgttcagggCGCatactggacgctctggccgaggagtagggttgatccaagtGTTCtgactagcttgctagctacttccagacacaaatgagagaacgcCCCACTCCGACCATTTTACTTGACCTAGAAGATGCGGTTaatctgttttcatgttatccagagcgttggtgactgtaactgtgctactggcaacaatttaattacattattttgccgacatttactgacaccgatcatattcaacaggtgttgtgtGCTCTGTAAtactcagatgagagtgctctgaaatcgatGTAGATAGCCAAGAGTGAATTCACAAACGCACCCTAAGTGAAAATCTTAACCAAAGTGGAAGTTAAAATTTGCCCCTATATGAATTGGGACTTGTGAACTCCTGAACTTTATCCAATGTGTCTACTGTAATACAAACATTGTGTTGAAATTAATATTGTTTTTCATGTTTGAAATGCCCTTGTTTTTATTTGTACTTTATATATACCTATCCAAAGTATTGAACAAAGGGTTTTAAGCATACAGCAAATAAAACAATGACCTTAAAGCTGAACACAATTCCCAGTGAAGTGTTACCATAGAGAATAGAAAAGTTTCTTAATGTTAACATGCTTCATTGCAGATTGGcttttattgtcatgagtcttgccctggaggcaaaACTGAGCGGTTTCCACTAGGTGGGCCAGCTGAAAACAAaaatttgctttttggtcttaaattaaggttagggttaggcattagggttagcagtgtggttatggttaaaatcagattttatgactttgtggctgtgccagctagtgaccaccctgcagagctgcctccagtacatgCGTCATCTCAATAAATACCAACCTGCTTTTTTATCAGAACAATATTTAGATCTGCATCAGTCTTTGTCAGATACTGTTTTTGTGATCTAGACTCATGgcaatgttttctctctctctctctctctctctctctctctctctctctctctctctctctctctctctctctctctctctctctctctctctctctctcttatatatatttatatatatatatatttatatataacagAGTTGGTGAAGAACTTCCAGTGTTCCCTCTACTCCTCTAAGGCCATGAACTGCAGCTGGCTTCCAGCCAATCAGGCCTCAGACCTCCAGCTCTACTATAGGTGAGAACTATTTTTAAATGAATCAGGGCTCTCCCCAAAGAATGGAAGAGAGGCGATATGGCACCTTGTGTACTGGCTGTGCCACTATGTCAGaaattaataatatatatattgtattttttactttatttgttaTCATATAAGGCAATTTTTTTCCTATAGATTGCAGGAAACGCCAGTTACAGCTGTTTTAAAAAATTGAATATTTGTGGCAATTGAGCTGTGTCGGCTGAGCTGTGTCGGCTGAGCAGTGACAGATTGTCATCCCTTATGTTTCAGGTACCTTGGTCTCTCCCACATAGCAGCATGcagtgagtaccagtacagagaTGGTCAGAGGACAGGATGTCACCTGAGAGGATCCTTCCTTCAATATGACGTCTACTTCAAGGTCAATGGGACTCTCGATGGCTTATCTGTACGGAATAACTTCCTGGTGATTCCTAGATATCATGGTGAGAATAACTCCATACCACATTTTTTAAcagttaaaaacaaatgtttACGATATCCTCGTGGTATGATCTGAAAAACGTTCAAACAAATTTAACTCAGGAGGTAAACATAGCCGCGAGGGGGAGGGTTAGTTGAAAAAAATCCCCTTTATAGCAAAGCATTTGCAGGTTAACAACAAAATACAattcctaatgtgatgagtagccAAGATTCGGGACAAGATTCGTTAACAGTAGTCGCTAGTACAGCCTAAGTTAATTTAACTCATGACTGTTTGCTAAACATAATTAACCATTGTGAATAGAACTCACATTTCTTTGTAGGTTACTGCATAACAAcgggtgtgtgagagggagagagagaaaacaagagggGTGTTGTAATTAAATTAGTAAACACAAGATTGTGCGTATTAAAACGGTTTCAGGTCCATGGACAGCTATTTCGAGACATTGCGGAGAAAAGTGCTCAAGTGCCACTTGCTGGGCCGTGCCCAGCACTGTGTTGCTTGGTGGGCTAGTAAGCCTAAATGTTTAACATTAGCAGGAGCAGGCCTGGGAGCCGAGGGTGAGAGAATGCCATGTTTCTAATTTAATATTGTTttcattcaccccccccccccccccccctttgcaaTCAGAACAGCATCAATTCGTTGGGCATAgaatctacaaggtgtcaaaagcgttccacagggatgctggcacatgtggactccaatgtttcccacagttgtgtcaagatggctggatgtcttttggatggtggaccattcttgatacacacaggaaactgttcagtgtgaaaaacccagcagcgttgcagttcttgacacaaaccggcgcacctggtacctactatcataccccgttcaaaggcactttaatattttgtctcacccattcaccttctgaatggcacacatacacaatccatgtctcaaggcttaaaaatccttttttaacctttaacctgtctcctccccttcatctacactgattgaaggggatttaacaagtgacatcaataagagatcataactttcacctggattcacctggtcagtctgtcattgaaagagcaggtgttcttaatgttttgtaagcTCAGTGTATATTTTAATATCCCATGTATTTCCTTCCTCTATCCCCAATTTCATCGTGGGAAAACATAGTTTGGAAAGTAAATGCCTGTTGCTGTAAAGAGAAGACAATGAAAATACTCTAATCTGTCTTTTAATTAGCAAAATTCGCAATTTGAGCGAACAGTAAACAAACGTATTGGCACCAGCTGAGAGCATCAGTCATATCCCCGTTGAGTGTGCGTCACTTTCATTGGGTCAGTGCCACTTGAAACTTTATTTTTGGACAATAATTCCCTCCTTCAGGTTAGATGGACTTCATAATGTACAATTTGTGTCTCCCCTGTTCATAGGCCAGATTAGATGGTTGCAGACAAGGTGTtttttattgatctgtttgtcaGAGTCAGCAGTAGCCTATACTACCCTGTCATTGTTGTCAtattaaaaacataaaatataGTAGAATTGCATTAAACATATcctgtagcctaggcctactctacACGCTCAGCCATGCATTGAACACTGCAGTCTTTTTTTGTGAACAGTGATTCAATTATATTATTAGCCTAAATTGTGACTATCCAATCAACTTATCACCTTAGGAATAGTAGGCAATCTTGCATAAGTCTGCAAATGCGATGATAGATGCatggaatgctttattataaGGGAGAATTTTAATGGTGAAAATTAACTTCCCCAAACTGGAAACACACTCtatgggagaggggagacggaccgagagagagagagacctgacttAACTCAGAGTAAACTGTTTATCGTACAGCAGAGCGCGTCTAACTCCAAACCCCCACAACTGAATAGATCAGAGCCTATCATGAGCGTACCGCTTACAAAAGCTGAGAGCTCTCCATGCAGAATGGGGCccatgtttttctctctcccctacccCAGTCCCATTATCATTAACTGCAAGAATTTGTATTAGTTGCaaaaaaatatagaaatatttattttttgcaacaaTTCAAATTCTTGCAGTTTTACCATCTCACCAGCCTATGGAGGTAAATTCCAATTGAACAACCAATGACTCATTCCATGATACTACTAAACTCTCAAGTATGCAATATTGTTGATATTACCAATACTCTCATTTATCtaatgttatactgtatgtctgaTTCTCTTCAGTCAAGGCCCCGGCCCCTAAGGTGAAGATCACAGAGGAAGGTAGGAATCTCATCCTGAGCTGGGACCCTCCGTACATAGGCGCTGACCACTGCTGGAATTACATCTTTACCTACAGCAAGTGTCAACTGCTCGTGGATGTGCGTATATTTTCATTTACATTTATGTctccctttatttatccaggaaaACTAGTTCataacaaattcatatttacattgACAACCTGGCAAGTGCATTTTTTTGTCCGTTTTTATGCTTCCCAGAAGAGTGTTTTCTATTGTTTCATATTTCATTTCAACTAGTTAATTATGGGTTGCACCTACGTCACTCGGTTGCGCTGTTGTTATACAGGTTAGTCTCActgatataaatacattttgatgatttaTCAACAGATAATGAGACCTAAGACAGAATGTGTCAGATGAGGGGTTGGGCGTTCTGCTATTGTTAACATGAGACAGGCCACTTATGTGAATTGCACCAATAGAAATACAGCTTTAGTCACTGGACAATGTTTACATTGTTTTTACAGACCTACTGAATGTGTTAGGATGAGTGGGCATTGGACATctgctgtttgtttgtgtgtctgtgtgtcagtcaaatagtacactcttagaaaaaaaggttccaaaagggttctatggctgtccccataggagaaccctttttggttccaggtagaactccttTTGgtatccatgtagaaccctctgtggaaagggttttacatggaacccaaaagagttctacctggttaccaaaaagggttcttcaaaggtctctcctatggggacagccgaagaacccttttaggttctagataagacttttttttctaagagtgtaccactATTTGAGTTCCACTCATGGTTCTGTGTATGTTTCTTCCAGAGTAAGGAAATACAATCGAATAGTGTGACGGTTTCATATGACCAGACATGCCAGTACAGAGTCAAGCTTAAAGCAGTCTATACGGAATTGTGTGGGAAGGGAGGCAGCGACTGGAGCGAAGAGGAAATCTATGGTActttctcctctttctttctctacattctctccctctttcagaaCACAGACAGTGATGTCCTGTAATTGTGTTACCAATTGAAATAGTTGAAACTTTCCCCTTCAAATAGAATAAAACGTATATAATATACCCGTAGTCTATAGTCTGTATAATAGTATATGTCGTTTAAACAGACTTGTGTATTGAATGTTGGC
Proteins encoded in this region:
- the LOC129865679 gene encoding interleukin-13 receptor subunit alpha-1-like isoform X2 → MRDRIPRCHTKWNHRPYECIEYSLAGENPVFAFVYIDLNVRHFHLFALFGRQLLDNSCFTFGIPGDFEEAQSARNYAPDNMIFKHLEFLLVLRYFINLVALEVAAGKALPEPLNLSLTWESEFRIKLSWNAPKKLDPSCKVNYTITETIGEKPVLTLTSNWFKEYHVTTNDAVNYTVKTNPKNCTGRTISKPVSISKPKPTELVKNFQCSLYSSKAMNCSWLPANQASDLQLYYRYLGLSHIAACSEYQYRDGQRTGCHLRGSFLQYDVYFKVNGTLDGLSVRNNFLVIPRYHVKAPAPKVKITEEGRNLILSWDPPYIGADHCWNYIFTYSKCQLLVDSKEIQSNSVTVSYDQTCQYRVKLKAVYTELCGKGGSDWSEEEIYGVDDWSTTVFDVVIPAVVFLFLILLISCFMKHREKLFPAIPHPSLIFKDMLNGNKELKSSIGNLYVPVEEEVECKISLEKDYTLPMMQPEH
- the LOC129865679 gene encoding interleukin-13 receptor subunit alpha-2-like isoform X1, which encodes MRDRIPRCHTKWNHRPYECIEYSLAGENPVFAFVYIDLNVRHFHLFALFGRQLLDNSCFTFGIPGDFEEAQSARNYAPDNMIFKHLEFLLVLRYFINLVALEVAAGKALPEPLNLSLTWESEFRIKLSWNAPKKLDPSCKVNYTITETIGEKKPVLTLTSNWFKEYHVTTNDAVNYTVKTNPKNCTGRTISKPVSISKPKPTELVKNFQCSLYSSKAMNCSWLPANQASDLQLYYRYLGLSHIAACSEYQYRDGQRTGCHLRGSFLQYDVYFKVNGTLDGLSVRNNFLVIPRYHVKAPAPKVKITEEGRNLILSWDPPYIGADHCWNYIFTYSKCQLLVDSKEIQSNSVTVSYDQTCQYRVKLKAVYTELCGKGGSDWSEEEIYGVDDWSTTVFDVVIPAVVFLFLILLISCFMKHREKLFPAIPHPSLIFKDMLNGNKELKSSIGNLYVPVEEEVECKISLEKDYTLPMMQPEH